A genomic region of Leptolyngbya sp. NIES-2104 contains the following coding sequences:
- a CDS encoding response regulator transcription factor yields MIRVLLADDQNLIREGLKALLEQEPDLQVVADVDNGCDAVEQAEALQPDVVLMDLKMPRMDGITATQTICERCPDTRVLVLTASDDQASVRTALQVGARGYLLKDMSPDELANAVRTAHKGFTQLSPGILQKALAGSIDESPIEPIEPATNVLPFMPSQRRTPASNLPPGFSKLTARERQVLRLIAEGSSNREIARTLDISEGTVKNHVASILGRLNLRDRTQAAIIATSVMPLLN; encoded by the coding sequence ATGATTCGCGTATTGTTAGCAGATGATCAAAATCTGATTCGAGAGGGTCTCAAAGCCCTTTTGGAACAAGAGCCTGACCTCCAAGTCGTCGCGGATGTGGATAATGGTTGTGATGCGGTCGAACAAGCGGAAGCACTTCAGCCCGATGTGGTGCTGATGGATTTGAAAATGCCAAGAATGGACGGGATTACAGCGACTCAAACCATTTGTGAACGCTGCCCGGACACTCGCGTCTTGGTATTAACTGCCTCAGATGACCAAGCTTCTGTCCGAACCGCGCTCCAAGTTGGGGCACGAGGCTATCTCCTCAAAGATATGTCGCCGGATGAGTTAGCCAATGCAGTCCGGACGGCTCATAAAGGGTTTACTCAACTGAGTCCGGGAATTTTGCAGAAAGCATTAGCGGGTTCGATCGATGAATCCCCGATTGAACCGATTGAACCCGCGACAAATGTTCTCCCGTTTATGCCGTCTCAGCGACGGACTCCCGCCAGCAATTTACCACCCGGATTTTCCAAGCTCACCGCACGAGAACGCCAAGTGTTAAGACTGATCGCAGAAGGATCGAGCAATCGAGAGATTGCGAGAACCCTCGATATTTCTGAAGGAACGGTGAAAAACCACGTTGCGAGTATTTTAGGACGCTTGAATTTACGCGATCGTACGCAAGCCGCGATCATTGCAACCTCGGTGATGCCTTTGTTGAACTAG
- a CDS encoding dolichyl-phosphate-mannose--protein mannosyltransferase — MRKPDQSIKPIPWFRLGLIGIFLISLSLRFWGLGRFNTLVFDEVYYAKFANNYLTGTKFFDGHPPLSKYLIAIGIWIGNQLPIGQDTVNNLAGSTLSTWSYRWLNALTGSFIPLVISAIAFQLSQRRSYALIAGSLAAMDGLFLVESRYALNNVYLVLFGLIGQWCLLLSLRSPKRFNHFLVISGVFFAASASIKWNGLWFLMSTYFLWGIAWIFRFLNWTNQGSKRSTEVPSNSLPTSPLYRLTQINLFYFLLCFAAVPALFYWLIWLPHIHFNPEFGFIEVQRQILSYHQRVGSGSNIHPYCSTWYSWILMLRPVAYYYQVANSIFDPIPNGNSALVLTPGRVVYDVHAMGNPALWWLSAVAIVFLIWILVEHWKFLPSLASVHAPRLSFLPPQELWIVLFLFVSYIANLLPWMPVTRCVFLYHYMGSLVYATMALAWFVDRWFRTREFRAIGIGVMVICAIAFVFWMPIYLGLPLTQAEYQMRMWLPSWI; from the coding sequence ATGCGGAAGCCTGATCAATCTATCAAGCCGATTCCCTGGTTTCGGCTCGGACTTATTGGAATTTTCCTAATCTCGTTGAGTCTTCGCTTTTGGGGACTCGGACGATTTAACACCCTGGTCTTTGATGAAGTTTACTATGCCAAGTTCGCGAATAACTATCTGACAGGAACGAAATTTTTCGATGGTCATCCGCCTTTGAGTAAGTATTTGATTGCGATCGGAATTTGGATCGGAAATCAGCTTCCTATCGGTCAAGACACCGTAAATAATCTTGCAGGTTCGACCTTAAGCACTTGGAGTTATCGCTGGCTGAATGCGTTAACAGGATCGTTTATTCCACTGGTCATTTCTGCGATCGCGTTTCAATTAAGTCAGCGTCGAAGTTATGCGCTGATCGCTGGAAGCCTTGCTGCAATGGATGGTCTGTTTCTAGTTGAATCACGATATGCATTGAACAACGTCTATCTTGTGCTGTTCGGATTAATCGGGCAATGGTGTTTGTTATTAAGTTTACGATCGCCCAAAAGATTCAATCACTTTCTAGTCATTTCTGGGGTATTTTTTGCTGCTTCTGCCTCGATCAAATGGAACGGGTTATGGTTCTTAATGAGCACCTATTTCTTATGGGGAATTGCTTGGATTTTTCGTTTCTTAAACTGGACAAATCAAGGATCAAAACGATCGACAGAAGTCCCTAGCAATTCATTACCAACTTCGCCTTTGTATCGACTAACACAAATTAACTTGTTTTATTTTTTACTCTGTTTTGCAGCGGTTCCTGCTTTGTTTTATTGGTTAATTTGGCTACCGCATATTCATTTCAATCCTGAATTTGGATTCATCGAAGTTCAGCGACAAATTTTGTCGTATCATCAGCGGGTTGGCAGCGGTTCAAATATTCATCCTTACTGTTCAACTTGGTACAGTTGGATACTGATGCTGCGTCCTGTTGCGTATTATTACCAAGTCGCGAATTCGATATTTGATCCGATTCCAAACGGAAATTCTGCTTTGGTATTAACGCCAGGACGGGTCGTTTACGATGTTCACGCGATGGGAAATCCGGCGCTTTGGTGGCTTTCGGCGGTTGCGATCGTGTTTCTCATTTGGATACTGGTAGAACACTGGAAATTTTTACCGAGTCTTGCCAGCGTTCATGCACCGCGTCTAAGTTTCCTGCCGCCTCAAGAGTTGTGGATCGTTCTCTTTTTGTTCGTAAGCTACATTGCGAATCTGTTGCCGTGGATGCCTGTCACGCGGTGTGTATTTTTGTATCACTATATGGGTTCATTGGTATACGCGACGATGGCACTGGCTTGGTTTGTCGATCGCTGGTTTCGGACACGGGAATTTCGAGCGATCGGGATTGGGGTGATGGTGATTTGTGCGATCGCGTTTGTGTTCTGGATGCCGATTTATCTGGGATTGCCGTTGACACAAGCAGAATATCAAATGCGAATGTGGTTGCCTTCGTGGATTTGA
- the bcp gene encoding thioredoxin-dependent thiol peroxidase, producing MSLNIGDRAPDFALPDTDGNTVKLSDLKGKRVVLYFYPRDNTPGCTKEACGFRDAYEQYQSQEIIVLGVSTDDAKSHQKFVKKFNLPFPLLIDEGGKVSEQYESYGLKKFMGKEYLGITRNTFVISSDGTIEKIYRKVKPDLHATQILTDLI from the coding sequence ATGAGCTTGAATATTGGCGATCGCGCTCCGGATTTTGCTTTACCAGATACAGATGGAAACACCGTAAAGCTTTCAGATCTCAAAGGAAAGCGTGTTGTTTTGTACTTCTATCCGCGTGACAACACACCGGGATGCACCAAAGAAGCATGTGGATTTCGAGATGCTTATGAGCAATATCAATCACAAGAAATCATCGTGTTAGGTGTGAGTACTGACGATGCAAAATCGCACCAAAAGTTCGTAAAAAAGTTCAATCTTCCGTTTCCATTGCTAATCGATGAAGGTGGAAAAGTTTCGGAACAATACGAAAGCTACGGACTCAAAAAATTCATGGGCAAAGAGTATTTAGGGATTACTCGCAATACCTTTGTGATCAGTTCAGATGGTACGATCGAGAAGATTTATCGCAAAGTCAAACCTGATCTTCACGCGACTCAAATTCTCACTGATTTGATTTAA
- a CDS encoding NAD-dependent epimerase/dehydratase family protein, giving the protein MRILIMGGTRFIGVYLTRLLVSKGHEVTLFNRGNKPAPTEGVKQIQGDRTSATDLEQLKSIEFDAIFDNNGRELTDTQPLAELFKNRIQHFIYMSSAGVYLKSDQMPHVEGDAVDPKSRHKGKHETESYLAEAGIPFTSIRPTYIYGPQNYNDLEAWFFDRIVRDRPVPIPAHGQHFTQFGHVQDLAAAMANVLGNETAIGQIYNVSGDRAVTFDGLARACGDAIGKEVKIVHYDPKQFDFGKKKAFPMRTQHFFADVHKAKTELNWEPEFDLVSGLKDSYQNDYLKVGRDRAEIDFSLDDQILA; this is encoded by the coding sequence ATGCGAATTCTGATTATGGGCGGGACTCGATTCATCGGGGTCTATCTCACTCGGCTTTTAGTGTCAAAAGGGCATGAGGTGACGCTGTTCAATCGCGGCAATAAACCTGCTCCTACGGAAGGAGTCAAGCAAATTCAAGGCGATCGTACCAGTGCAACAGATTTGGAGCAGTTGAAATCGATCGAGTTCGATGCAATTTTCGACAATAACGGGCGCGAACTCACGGACACTCAACCCTTAGCTGAACTGTTCAAAAATCGAATTCAGCACTTTATTTATATGAGTTCGGCAGGGGTCTACCTCAAATCAGATCAGATGCCGCACGTCGAAGGGGATGCCGTTGATCCGAAAAGTCGGCACAAAGGAAAACACGAGACGGAATCTTATTTGGCTGAAGCGGGAATTCCGTTTACCTCGATTCGTCCGACTTATATTTATGGACCGCAGAACTATAACGATTTAGAAGCTTGGTTTTTCGATCGCATTGTGCGCGATCGACCTGTTCCGATTCCCGCACACGGACAGCACTTTACACAATTCGGACACGTTCAAGATCTCGCGGCAGCGATGGCAAACGTGTTGGGAAATGAAACCGCGATCGGGCAAATTTACAATGTGTCGGGCGATCGAGCCGTGACGTTTGATGGATTAGCGCGGGCTTGTGGAGACGCGATCGGTAAAGAAGTAAAAATCGTGCATTACGATCCAAAACAGTTCGATTTCGGCAAAAAGAAAGCGTTTCCGATGCGAACTCAGCATTTCTTTGCAGACGTTCACAAGGCGAAAACCGAACTGAATTGGGAGCCAGAATTTGATCTTGTTTCTGGGCTGAAAGATTCCTATCAGAACGACTATTTAAAGGTTGGACGCGATCGAGCTGAAATTGATTTTTCACTCGATGACCAAATCCTCGCTTAA
- the nth gene encoding endonuclease III, which yields MRSKTPSVTPELQQKLIQIHDRLCEAYGCPIPYFHSLDPLSELVSALLSHRTKNADSDRAFKRLKAKFSTWEAVRDASEKEIEDAIASCTWADQKAIRLKQILQQITEQRGELSIDFLADLSVEEARNWLESFPGIGRKTSAAVLAFSNLRRRALPVDSHHHRVAIRLGLIPETTAVAPAHDVLEAQLPSEWTAQQVYDNHEVLMLHGQRCCFYRNPNCDRCVVLSLCPYGQARLG from the coding sequence ATGCGATCGAAAACTCCCTCTGTTACGCCCGAACTTCAGCAGAAATTGATTCAAATCCACGATCGTTTATGTGAAGCATACGGTTGCCCAATTCCTTACTTTCACAGCCTTGATCCACTCAGCGAACTCGTTTCAGCCCTGTTATCTCATCGCACGAAAAATGCAGATTCCGATCGAGCATTCAAACGATTGAAGGCAAAATTTTCGACCTGGGAAGCGGTACGGGATGCGTCGGAAAAAGAAATCGAGGATGCGATCGCATCTTGCACTTGGGCGGATCAAAAAGCGATTCGACTCAAGCAGATTTTGCAGCAGATTACCGAACAGCGGGGCGAATTGTCGATCGATTTTCTAGCCGATCTGAGCGTGGAAGAGGCTCGAAACTGGCTCGAATCTTTTCCCGGAATCGGACGGAAAACCAGCGCCGCCGTTCTTGCCTTTAGTAATCTCCGCAGACGTGCTTTACCTGTCGATAGTCACCATCATCGCGTCGCAATTCGTTTGGGATTGATTCCTGAAACGACAGCGGTTGCTCCCGCTCACGATGTATTAGAGGCACAATTGCCCTCCGAATGGACAGCACAGCAGGTTTATGACAATCACGAAGTTTTGATGCTGCATGGACAGCGCTGTTGTTTTTATCGAAATCCAAACTGCGATCGCTGTGTTGTCCTGTCCCTTTGTCCCTACGGTCAAGCTCGATTAGGGTAA
- a CDS encoding Ycf66 family protein, with translation MLTYLLALAIALGSFGLYMSAFFYPEIYRKGDLTLSGVGLFYALVLWICADRITGAVLLGQIASVSLIGWFGYQSLTSRLGYTPSTSELRSKLDDVLASENTAKVVEQGKKTFTTVKDRASALLNKAPATPPAEPYEPLRREDFGNPAPEAGKADVMGKISAVGTAIGSVFKKPEKNKTTYVRKEFREESAETDDAFNFEEDIVAAEKAIESNSVAIDQDGASESTSTADEIVQEEVAFEASHPQAVPPHPPTPELVEAAVEDAEEKDIPSDPPETV, from the coding sequence ATGCTGACATATCTTTTAGCATTGGCGATCGCATTAGGTAGCTTCGGGCTGTACATGTCCGCCTTTTTTTATCCAGAAATTTATCGCAAAGGCGATCTGACGCTTTCGGGTGTGGGATTGTTTTATGCGTTGGTGCTGTGGATTTGTGCCGATCGCATTACGGGTGCAGTGTTGCTCGGACAAATCGCCAGCGTTTCTTTAATTGGCTGGTTCGGCTATCAATCGCTGACTTCCCGACTCGGCTACACGCCATCGACTTCAGAACTACGATCGAAGCTCGATGATGTCCTCGCTTCGGAAAATACCGCGAAAGTTGTGGAGCAAGGCAAGAAAACGTTTACGACCGTGAAAGATCGCGCCTCAGCCTTGTTGAATAAAGCGCCTGCAACTCCGCCTGCTGAACCGTACGAACCGCTGAGGCGCGAGGATTTTGGTAATCCGGCTCCGGAGGCAGGTAAAGCTGATGTGATGGGAAAGATTAGCGCGGTCGGAACTGCGATCGGGAGCGTATTCAAGAAGCCTGAAAAGAATAAGACGACCTACGTTCGGAAAGAATTTCGCGAAGAATCTGCTGAAACCGATGATGCTTTCAATTTTGAAGAGGACATCGTAGCGGCGGAAAAAGCGATCGAATCGAATTCTGTTGCGATCGATCAAGATGGTGCTTCAGAATCGACTTCTACAGCCGATGAGATTGTGCAAGAAGAGGTTGCGTTTGAAGCGAGTCACCCTCAAGCTGTGCCACCCCATCCGCCAACACCAGAACTGGTCGAGGCGGCAGTAGAAGATGCGGAAGAGAAAGACATTCCATCTGATCCGCCTGAGACGGTGTGA
- a CDS encoding exopolysaccharide biosynthesis protein, giving the protein MHLRFSQDIESLLKRLSEEPLTIASILAETSERGFCLVIALLVIPFLFPMPPGLTGIPGTGCVVLGMQMALGKRSPWLPKKVAQFRFPTAIVRQLLKNIGRVTRILEKITRPRLGRIASNPHIWQFNGLCITWLAILLIAPIPFTNPFPTIGILLLVVAMLESDGLLMCVAYGLTALITGICAIVVYLLWRAPELLNQWL; this is encoded by the coding sequence ATGCACCTGCGTTTTTCTCAAGACATTGAATCTCTACTGAAGCGACTGTCCGAAGAACCTTTGACGATCGCTTCAATTCTCGCAGAAACTTCAGAACGTGGGTTTTGTCTCGTGATTGCGCTCTTGGTGATTCCGTTTCTATTTCCGATGCCGCCTGGATTAACCGGAATTCCCGGAACTGGATGTGTGGTGTTAGGGATGCAGATGGCACTTGGAAAACGATCGCCCTGGTTGCCTAAGAAGGTCGCACAGTTTCGATTTCCAACAGCGATCGTTCGTCAATTGCTAAAAAATATCGGACGAGTAACGCGCATTCTCGAAAAAATTACGCGCCCTCGTCTCGGTCGAATTGCATCAAATCCGCATATCTGGCAGTTCAATGGATTGTGTATTACTTGGTTAGCAATTCTATTAATCGCACCGATTCCATTTACGAATCCTTTTCCAACGATTGGAATATTGCTGCTTGTGGTTGCGATGCTCGAATCAGATGGATTACTGATGTGTGTCGCTTATGGATTAACGGCATTGATTACGGGAATTTGCGCGATCGTTGTTTACTTACTTTGGAGAGCACCTGAACTACTGAATCAATGGCTGTAG
- a CDS encoding DUF3352 domain-containing protein, with the protein MNAPTKPRPQKQKPPLPLTIGAAAALVAGGSIAFWALTRQQQLNVMPVGASAIPQDALMVVSVSTDAGKWQQLREFGTPRSQAAFDQSLAQLRDRFLKSRNLDFQRDIQPWIGKEVTMAFLAPQAGVNVPPPGQAAIPPNPQPTVMILPIADALKAKEVLEQSPATKDGKWTERDYKGVKIRENQESPTQSASIAVLDTTQVLVANNPSAIERAIDTVKGSPSLSQTPGFGDALSQIQSEDAIARLYVNIPAAANTSAANSNRPVPPQTLAQLQQNQGLAATATLANEGIQFKSVSWLKPDSQRKFDTSNNAKMMPTRLPGDTLMMASGGNLQRFWQDYTQGVSANPIQFVNPEALRQGLRTTIGLDLEKDLLNWMQGEYSLSLVPAPQGAPANLPASLVFMVQTNDRRAAEDTLKKLDGVMANKYAFKVEESKIEGQSVVNWSLPAANVNITRGWLDGDVAFLSLGAPVAGSFLPKPPTTLAENELFRKSTQSQLGAKNGHFFVDMDRVLKLQNFPLLQIPAANRAMLEGIRSIGVTAAITSDRTSRYDVFVSLQKGNPPGALP; encoded by the coding sequence ATGAACGCCCCGACCAAACCCAGACCTCAGAAGCAAAAACCGCCTTTACCCCTCACGATCGGTGCTGCCGCTGCACTGGTCGCCGGAGGATCGATCGCATTTTGGGCACTGACTCGCCAACAGCAGTTAAACGTGATGCCAGTCGGGGCAAGCGCGATTCCACAAGATGCGCTGATGGTCGTCTCAGTTTCAACGGATGCAGGCAAGTGGCAGCAATTGAGAGAATTCGGAACGCCTCGATCGCAAGCGGCTTTCGACCAAAGTTTGGCACAATTGCGCGATCGCTTTCTCAAAAGTCGCAATCTCGATTTTCAGCGGGACATTCAACCGTGGATCGGAAAAGAAGTCACGATGGCATTTTTGGCACCTCAAGCGGGGGTGAACGTTCCGCCACCCGGACAGGCTGCAATTCCTCCGAATCCACAGCCGACTGTGATGATTTTGCCGATCGCGGATGCGCTCAAAGCGAAAGAAGTTCTAGAACAATCGCCTGCGACAAAAGACGGCAAATGGACTGAGCGCGATTACAAAGGGGTGAAGATTCGGGAAAATCAAGAATCCCCGACTCAAAGCGCATCGATCGCGGTTTTAGACACAACTCAAGTTTTGGTGGCGAACAATCCAAGCGCGATCGAACGAGCGATCGACACCGTAAAAGGTAGCCCGTCTTTATCGCAAACTCCCGGATTTGGAGATGCCTTATCGCAGATTCAATCTGAAGATGCGATCGCTAGACTGTATGTAAACATTCCTGCCGCTGCAAATACATCTGCTGCGAACTCGAACCGTCCAGTGCCACCGCAAACCCTCGCACAACTCCAGCAAAATCAAGGATTAGCAGCAACCGCAACACTCGCAAACGAAGGAATTCAATTCAAAAGTGTCTCTTGGTTAAAACCCGACAGTCAACGCAAATTTGACACAAGCAACAATGCCAAAATGATGCCAACCCGATTACCGGGAGACACGCTAATGATGGCATCGGGTGGAAACTTGCAGCGATTCTGGCAAGATTACACTCAAGGTGTTTCGGCAAATCCGATTCAGTTCGTGAATCCAGAAGCGCTCAGACAAGGACTTAGAACCACGATCGGGCTTGATTTAGAGAAAGATTTGCTCAATTGGATGCAGGGTGAATATTCATTATCGTTAGTTCCGGCTCCTCAAGGTGCACCTGCAAACCTGCCTGCAAGTCTGGTCTTTATGGTGCAAACCAACGATCGACGCGCTGCTGAAGATACGTTGAAAAAGCTCGATGGCGTGATGGCGAATAAATACGCCTTCAAAGTCGAAGAATCGAAGATCGAAGGGCAATCGGTGGTGAATTGGTCGCTTCCTGCGGCAAATGTAAATATTACTCGCGGCTGGCTCGATGGCGATGTGGCATTTCTCTCACTCGGTGCGCCTGTTGCGGGTTCATTCTTACCAAAACCGCCAACCACTTTGGCTGAAAATGAACTGTTCCGCAAGAGCACACAATCTCAGCTTGGCGCAAAAAACGGTCACTTTTTCGTAGATATGGATCGAGTGCTGAAACTTCAGAATTTCCCGCTGCTTCAGATTCCGGCTGCAAATCGAGCCATGTTAGAAGGAATTCGATCGATTGGTGTCACCGCTGCGATTACGAGCGATCGCACGTCTCGATATGATGTGTTCGTCTCGTTGCAGAAAGGCAATCCGCCTGGAGCGTTACCCTAA
- the argH gene encoding argininosuccinate lyase: protein MNPQFPENKSQQTWSQRFESALHPAIAEFNASIGFDIELIEYDITGSQAHAKMLAKTGIISDAEGDQLVNGLEQIRQEYRQGQFQPGVDAEDVHFAVEKRLTEITGDVGKKLHTARSRNDQVGTDTRLYLRAQITEVRQQIRAFQSVLLGLAEQHVKTLIPGYTHLQRAQPISLAHHLLAYFEMTQRDWTRLGEIYQRVNVSPLGSGALAGTTFPIDRHYTAELLEFGGLYENSLDGVSDRDFAIEFLGAASLIMVHLSRLSEEVIFWASQEFSFVTLKDSCATGSSIMPQKKNPDVPELVRGKTGRVFGHLQGMLVLMKGLPLAYNKDLQEDKEALFDAVKTVKACLEAMTILFREGLEFRTARLNEAVAEDFSNATDVADYLASKGVPFREAYNLVGKVVRSCLAQNKLLKDLSLAEWKELHPAFESDIYDTIAPSQVVAARNSFGGTGFEQIDRALQSAKQRFQQG, encoded by the coding sequence TTGAATCCTCAGTTCCCTGAAAACAAATCCCAGCAAACTTGGAGCCAGCGATTTGAATCTGCATTGCACCCTGCGATCGCAGAATTCAACGCCAGTATTGGTTTTGATATTGAATTGATCGAGTACGACATCACCGGATCGCAGGCACACGCGAAAATGCTGGCGAAAACGGGCATCATTTCTGACGCAGAAGGCGATCAGTTGGTGAATGGATTAGAGCAGATTCGCCAGGAATATCGCCAAGGACAGTTTCAACCAGGCGTAGATGCCGAGGATGTGCATTTTGCGGTTGAGAAGCGATTGACCGAGATTACGGGCGATGTCGGTAAGAAACTGCATACGGCACGATCGAGAAATGATCAGGTGGGAACCGATACCCGTCTTTATTTGCGTGCTCAAATTACAGAAGTTCGCCAGCAGATTCGAGCATTCCAAAGCGTTCTCCTTGGACTCGCTGAGCAGCACGTTAAAACGCTGATTCCGGGCTATACGCATCTTCAGCGGGCACAGCCGATTAGTCTCGCGCATCATTTACTGGCATATTTTGAGATGACGCAGCGGGACTGGACGCGACTCGGTGAAATTTATCAGCGGGTGAATGTGTCGCCTCTGGGATCTGGAGCGTTGGCGGGAACGACTTTTCCCATCGATCGACATTACACCGCGGAACTTTTAGAGTTCGGTGGACTGTACGAAAATAGTTTGGATGGAGTGAGCGATCGAGATTTCGCGATCGAGTTTCTCGGTGCGGCGAGTTTGATCATGGTTCACCTCAGCCGATTATCCGAGGAAGTGATTTTCTGGGCATCTCAAGAATTCAGTTTTGTCACACTAAAAGACAGTTGTGCAACGGGTTCTAGCATCATGCCGCAGAAGAAGAATCCCGATGTGCCAGAATTAGTGCGCGGCAAAACGGGGCGAGTTTTTGGACACTTGCAAGGAATGTTAGTGCTGATGAAAGGATTGCCGCTGGCATATAACAAGGACTTGCAGGAAGACAAAGAAGCCTTGTTCGATGCGGTGAAAACCGTGAAGGCATGTCTGGAAGCGATGACAATTCTGTTTCGAGAAGGGTTGGAGTTTCGGACAGCCCGACTCAATGAAGCAGTCGCAGAAGACTTTTCCAATGCCACGGATGTCGCGGATTATCTCGCATCGAAAGGCGTTCCGTTCCGGGAAGCCTACAACTTGGTGGGGAAAGTTGTACGCTCGTGCCTCGCTCAAAACAAGTTATTAAAAGATCTCTCCCTTGCAGAATGGAAAGAGCTACATCCAGCGTTTGAATCGGATATTTACGACACGATCGCGCCATCTCAGGTGGTTGCCGCTCGCAATAGTTTTGGCGGAACGGGATTCGAGCAAATCGATCGCGCTCTCCAGTCTGCAAAACAACGATTTCAACAGGGTTAG
- a CDS encoding NUDIX hydrolase: MRRLWQYFQTVLGVIFRHPVTGTSIITVLPDDRIVLIRRRDNGLWSLPGGIVDWGEDLPSAIRRELAEETGLELTKIRRLVGVYSAPDRDPRMHSICVVVEVEATGTFNPQDTGEVADVQAFDCSHLPPGRLSHDHAKQLQDYFEGKTTIA, translated from the coding sequence ATGCGTCGGCTTTGGCAATATTTTCAAACAGTTTTAGGCGTGATTTTTCGGCATCCCGTCACGGGAACGAGCATCATTACGGTGTTGCCGGACGATCGAATTGTGTTGATTCGTAGGCGGGATAACGGCTTGTGGAGTCTTCCGGGCGGGATTGTCGATTGGGGCGAAGATTTGCCGAGTGCAATTCGGCGCGAATTGGCGGAAGAAACGGGACTGGAGTTAACGAAAATTCGGCGACTGGTCGGAGTTTATTCGGCTCCCGATCGCGATCCGCGAATGCACTCGATTTGTGTTGTGGTGGAAGTGGAAGCAACTGGAACGTTTAACCCTCAAGATACGGGTGAAGTAGCGGACGTGCAGGCGTTTGATTGTTCGCATTTGCCGCCGGGTCGGTTGTCCCATGATCATGCCAAACAGCTACAGGATTATTTTGAGGGAAAAACGACGATCGCTTAA
- the cofH gene encoding 7,8-didemethyl-8-hydroxy-5-deazariboflavin synthase subunit CofH — translation MIDAILDKARSRIDLSPEEGVLLLKSNEVEKIREVSDRLRQEQAGETVTYVVNRNINYTNICEQHCSFCAFRRDDGDDGAYWLDWAQILEKAIDAVKRGATEICMQGGLNPTAKIDGSSLKYYQQLVHTIKSEFPQLHLHAFSPQEVQFIAREDHLTFAQVVVGLRDAGVDSMPGTAAEVLDDQVRKVLCPEKIDSDTWIEIVRTVHEQGVPTTSTMLSGHIETPEQQIWHLEKLRSLQQSAKQSGYTGITEFILLPFVGQEAPKPLRRRVGRDQPDLANSLLLTAVARIYLGNWIPNHQPSWVKLGLSGAVEALRWGCNDIGGTLMEEHITTMAGAIGGTCMEVETLQNAIASLDRPYQQRDTLYRPLAVSYECLSF, via the coding sequence ATGATTGATGCCATTTTAGACAAAGCACGATCGAGAATTGATTTATCTCCTGAAGAAGGGGTTTTACTGCTGAAATCGAACGAGGTTGAGAAAATTCGGGAAGTCAGCGATCGACTCCGGCAAGAACAAGCTGGAGAGACTGTGACTTATGTGGTGAATCGCAATATTAACTATACGAATATCTGTGAGCAACACTGTAGTTTCTGTGCGTTTCGTCGGGATGATGGAGACGATGGCGCTTACTGGTTGGACTGGGCGCAGATTTTGGAGAAAGCGATCGATGCCGTAAAACGAGGTGCGACTGAAATCTGTATGCAAGGTGGATTGAATCCCACTGCAAAAATCGATGGCAGTTCACTCAAGTACTATCAGCAATTAGTGCATACGATTAAGTCCGAATTTCCTCAGCTACACCTTCATGCCTTTTCACCGCAAGAAGTTCAATTTATTGCACGAGAAGATCATTTAACCTTTGCCCAAGTGGTCGTCGGGCTGCGAGATGCGGGAGTTGATTCGATGCCAGGAACGGCGGCAGAAGTGTTAGATGATCAGGTTCGCAAAGTTCTCTGTCCTGAAAAGATCGATAGCGACACTTGGATCGAAATTGTTCGGACAGTTCACGAACAAGGCGTTCCCACAACTAGCACAATGCTATCCGGACATATTGAAACACCGGAACAACAGATTTGGCATTTAGAAAAACTACGATCGCTGCAACAATCCGCCAAACAATCCGGATACACAGGAATCACAGAATTTATTTTGCTGCCGTTTGTCGGTCAAGAAGCCCCGAAACCTTTACGTCGCAGAGTTGGAAGAGATCAACCTGATTTAGCGAATTCATTGTTACTTACAGCGGTTGCTCGAATTTACTTAGGAAACTGGATTCCGAATCATCAGCCGAGTTGGGTCAAACTAGGACTCTCTGGAGCCGTGGAAGCTTTGCGATGGGGCTGTAATGATATTGGCGGCACATTGATGGAAGAACATATCACCACAATGGCGGGCGCGATCGGGGGAACTTGTATGGAAGTTGAAACCTTGCAGAATGCGATCGCGTCACTCGATCGACCTTATCAACAGCGAGATACGTTGTATCGACCCCTCGCTGTCTCTTACGAATGTTTGAGTTTTTGA